From Macaca mulatta isolate MMU2019108-1 chromosome 1, T2T-MMU8v2.0, whole genome shotgun sequence, the proteins below share one genomic window:
- the SNRPE gene encoding small nuclear ribonucleoprotein E isoform X2, with amino-acid sequence MSPRNLHILPLPVLYSGNCSQRQREVVLFVKFHHGVPWPGPESAEGYGAAHLQNLIFRYLQNRSRIQVWLYEQVNMRIEGCIIGFDEYMNLVLDDAEEIHSKTKSRKQLGRIMLKGDNITLLQSVSN; translated from the exons ATGTCGCCGCGTAACCTTCACATACTTCCGCTTCCGGTTCTTTATTCCGGAAATTGCTCTCAGAGGCAGCGTGAGGTTGTGCTCTTTGTGAAATTTCACCATGGCGTACCGTGGCCAGGGCCAGAAAGTGCAGAAGGTTATGGTGCAGCCCATC TGCAGAACCTCATCTTCAGATACTTACAAAAT AGATCGCGGATTCAGGTGTGGCTCTATGAGCAAGTGAATATGCGGATAGAAGGCTGTATCATT ggTTTTGATGAATATATGAACCTTGTATTAGATGATGCAGAAGAGATTCATTCTAAAACAAAGTCAAGAAAACAACTGG GTCGGATCATGCTGAAAGGAGATAATATTACTCTGCTACAAAGTGTCTCCAACTAG
- the SNRPE gene encoding small nuclear ribonucleoprotein E isoform X3: MAYRGQGQKVQKVMVQPIVSYAGCQDWERSRIQVWLYEQVNMRIEGCIIGFDEYMNLVLDDAEEIHSKTKSRKQLGRIMLKGDNITLLQSVSN, from the exons ATGGCGTACCGTGGCCAGGGCCAGAAAGTGCAGAAGGTTATGGTGCAGCCCATCGTATCCTACGCAGGATGTCAGGACTGGGAG AGATCGCGGATTCAGGTGTGGCTCTATGAGCAAGTGAATATGCGGATAGAAGGCTGTATCATT ggTTTTGATGAATATATGAACCTTGTATTAGATGATGCAGAAGAGATTCATTCTAAAACAAAGTCAAGAAAACAACTGG GTCGGATCATGCTGAAAGGAGATAATATTACTCTGCTACAAAGTGTCTCCAACTAG
- the SNRPE gene encoding small nuclear ribonucleoprotein E, whose product MAYRGQGQKVQKVMVQPINLIFRYLQNRSRIQVWLYEQVNMRIEGCIIGFDEYMNLVLDDAEEIHSKTKSRKQLGRIMLKGDNITLLQSVSN is encoded by the exons ATGGCGTACCGTGGCCAGGGCCAGAAAGTGCAGAAGGTTATGGTGCAGCCCATC AACCTCATCTTCAGATACTTACAAAAT AGATCGCGGATTCAGGTGTGGCTCTATGAGCAAGTGAATATGCGGATAGAAGGCTGTATCATT ggTTTTGATGAATATATGAACCTTGTATTAGATGATGCAGAAGAGATTCATTCTAAAACAAAGTCAAGAAAACAACTGG GTCGGATCATGCTGAAAGGAGATAATATTACTCTGCTACAAAGTGTCTCCAACTAG
- the SNRPE gene encoding small nuclear ribonucleoprotein E isoform X1 yields the protein MSGLGATVVQNLIFRYLQNRSRIQVWLYEQVNMRIEGCIIGFDEYMNLVLDDAEEIHSKTKSRKQLGRIMLKGDNITLLQSVSN from the exons ATGTCAGGACTGGGAG cCACTGTGGTGCAGAACCTCATCTTCAGATACTTACAAAAT AGATCGCGGATTCAGGTGTGGCTCTATGAGCAAGTGAATATGCGGATAGAAGGCTGTATCATT ggTTTTGATGAATATATGAACCTTGTATTAGATGATGCAGAAGAGATTCATTCTAAAACAAAGTCAAGAAAACAACTGG GTCGGATCATGCTGAAAGGAGATAATATTACTCTGCTACAAAGTGTCTCCAACTAG
- the SNRPE gene encoding small nuclear ribonucleoprotein E isoform X4 has product MEAAKGGKRTLATVVQNLIFRYLQNRSRIQVWLYEQVNMRIEGCIIGFDEYMNLVLDDAEEIHSKTKSRKQLGRIMLKGDNITLLQSVSN; this is encoded by the exons ATGGAGGCGGCGAAAGGAGGGAAGAGAACTTTAG cCACTGTGGTGCAGAACCTCATCTTCAGATACTTACAAAAT AGATCGCGGATTCAGGTGTGGCTCTATGAGCAAGTGAATATGCGGATAGAAGGCTGTATCATT ggTTTTGATGAATATATGAACCTTGTATTAGATGATGCAGAAGAGATTCATTCTAAAACAAAGTCAAGAAAACAACTGG GTCGGATCATGCTGAAAGGAGATAATATTACTCTGCTACAAAGTGTCTCCAACTAG